A genomic window from Arthrobacter sp. FW305-BF8 includes:
- the pafA gene encoding Pup--protein ligase gives MDKRIFGIETEFGISYSSPDSRPLAPEEVARYLFRKVVSWGRSSNVFLTNGSRLYLDVGSHPEYATAECDDLAQLIAHDRAGELILDDLVDEAQSRLAAEGFNGTVYLFKNNTDSAGNSYGSHENYLIPRRGEFTRLAEILIPFLVTRQLIAGAGKILKTPHGATYAFSQRADHIWEGVSSATTRSRPIINTRDEPHADAEFYRRLHVIVGDSNMSETTALLKVGTVDLILRMIEAGVIMRDMRMENPIRSIREISHDLSGRALVRLANGRQLTALEIQQEYLSKVTAFVEENGAHNPHVSLILDLWGRTLRAIESGDTSTIDTEIDWAIKKKLMDSYRRRHGLGLDAPRIAQLDLTYHDISRSRGLYYLLQSRGAVRRVTEETAIKDAVDAPPQTTRAKLRGDFVRKAQELGRDYTVDWVHLKLNDRAHQTILCKDPFRNVDERVDALLDSMG, from the coding sequence ATGGACAAGAGGATTTTCGGCATCGAAACCGAATTCGGGATTTCCTACTCGAGCCCGGACTCCCGGCCCCTGGCACCCGAGGAAGTGGCCCGCTACCTGTTCCGCAAGGTGGTCAGCTGGGGCCGGTCCTCCAACGTGTTCCTCACCAACGGGTCCCGCCTGTACCTCGACGTGGGCTCCCACCCGGAATACGCCACCGCGGAATGCGACGACCTCGCCCAGCTGATCGCCCATGACCGCGCCGGGGAGCTCATCCTGGACGACCTCGTGGACGAGGCCCAGTCCAGGCTTGCCGCCGAGGGCTTCAACGGGACGGTGTACCTGTTCAAGAACAACACCGATTCCGCAGGCAACTCGTACGGCAGCCACGAGAACTACCTCATTCCGCGCCGCGGCGAGTTCACCCGGCTGGCCGAGATCCTCATCCCGTTCCTCGTCACCCGCCAGCTCATCGCCGGTGCCGGCAAGATCCTGAAGACGCCGCACGGGGCTACCTACGCGTTTTCGCAGCGGGCGGACCACATCTGGGAGGGCGTGTCCTCGGCCACCACCCGTTCCCGGCCGATCATCAACACCCGCGACGAGCCCCATGCCGACGCGGAGTTCTACCGCCGGCTCCATGTGATCGTGGGCGACTCCAACATGTCCGAGACCACGGCGCTGCTCAAGGTGGGCACCGTGGACCTCATCCTGCGCATGATTGAGGCCGGCGTGATCATGCGGGACATGCGGATGGAAAACCCCATCCGCAGCATCCGGGAGATCTCCCATGACCTGAGCGGCCGCGCGCTGGTCCGCCTCGCCAACGGCCGCCAGCTCACCGCTCTGGAGATCCAGCAGGAGTACCTCAGCAAGGTCACGGCGTTCGTCGAGGAAAACGGCGCCCACAACCCGCATGTGTCGCTGATCCTGGACCTGTGGGGGCGGACGTTGCGCGCCATCGAAAGCGGCGACACCAGCACCATCGACACCGAAATCGACTGGGCCATCAAGAAGAAGCTCATGGACAGTTACCGCAGGCGCCACGGCCTGGGCCTGGACGCCCCCAGGATCGCGCAGCTGGACCTCACTTACCACGACATCTCCCGTTCCCGCGGCCTGTATTACCTGCTCCAGTCCCGCGGCGCCGTTCGCCGGGTGACCGAAGAGACGGCCATCAAGGACGCCGTGGACGCCCCGCCGCAGACCACCCGGGCCAAGCTGCGCGGCGATTTCGTCCGCAAGGCGCAGGAACTGGGCCGGGACTACACCGTGGACTGGGTCCACCTGAAGCTCAACGACCGCGCGCACCAGACCATTTTGTGCAAGGACCCGTTCCGCAACGTTGACGAGCGGGTTGATGCCCTTCTGGACTCTATGGGCTGA
- the prcA gene encoding proteasome subunit alpha — protein MTQQFYVSPEQLMKDRADFARKGIARGRSVIVVSCEDGIALVAENPSPSLHKIGEIYDKIAFAAVGKYNEFESLRQAGVRYADVRGYSYDREDVTARGLASVYAQSLGAVFTAEQKPFEVELAVAEVGASQDLDHLYRLTFDGSIADEHNFIVMGGQADKVSGAIEGGWQRDLSFAAAIRLAVRGLVTDNEAPDLPAKALEVAVLDRSSESSRGTRRAFRRLSDQDVVELLAEES, from the coding sequence ATGACACAGCAGTTCTATGTCTCTCCCGAGCAGCTGATGAAGGACCGTGCGGATTTCGCACGGAAGGGCATCGCCCGCGGACGGTCCGTGATCGTGGTCAGCTGCGAGGACGGCATTGCCCTCGTGGCCGAGAACCCGTCACCGTCGCTGCACAAGATCGGCGAGATCTACGACAAGATCGCCTTCGCCGCGGTGGGGAAGTACAACGAGTTTGAGAGCCTCCGCCAGGCCGGGGTGCGCTATGCAGACGTCCGCGGCTATTCCTACGACCGCGAGGACGTCACGGCCAGGGGACTGGCCAGCGTCTATGCCCAGAGCCTGGGTGCCGTCTTCACCGCGGAGCAAAAGCCGTTCGAGGTGGAACTGGCCGTAGCAGAGGTAGGAGCCAGCCAGGACCTCGACCATCTCTACCGCCTCACGTTCGACGGCTCCATCGCGGACGAGCACAACTTCATCGTGATGGGCGGCCAGGCGGACAAGGTGTCCGGAGCGATCGAGGGCGGCTGGCAGCGGGACCTGTCCTTCGCGGCCGCGATCCGGCTCGCCGTCCGGGGACTCGTGACGGACAACGAGGCACCCGACCTGCCGGCCAAGGCCTTGGAAGTGGCGGTGCTGGACCGCAGTTCGGAAAGCAGCAGGGGGACGCGGAGGGCTTTCCGCAGGTTGTCCGACCAGGACGTTGTGGAACTGCTGGCTGAGGAGAGCTGA
- a CDS encoding FKBP-type peptidyl-prolyl cis-trans isomerase, which produces MSFGQRKIDREKPEIEFPEGPVPTELVITDIVEGDGPEAKAGDTVSTHYVGVAWSTGEEFDASWGRGAPLDFRVGVGQVIQGWDQGLLGMKVGGRRRLEIPSELAYGSRGAGGAIGPNEALIFVVDLVGVR; this is translated from the coding sequence ATGTCATTTGGCCAGCGCAAAATCGACCGTGAAAAGCCGGAAATCGAGTTCCCCGAAGGCCCCGTGCCTACGGAACTCGTCATCACGGACATCGTTGAGGGCGACGGCCCCGAGGCCAAGGCCGGCGACACCGTGTCCACCCACTACGTCGGTGTGGCCTGGTCCACCGGCGAAGAGTTCGACGCATCCTGGGGCCGGGGAGCCCCGCTCGACTTCCGCGTCGGCGTCGGCCAGGTCATCCAGGGCTGGGACCAGGGGCTGCTCGGCATGAAGGTCGGCGGACGCCGCCGCCTTGAGATCCCCTCGGAGCTGGCTTACGGCTCACGCGGTGCCGGCGGAGCCATCGGCCCGAATGAGGCCCTGATCTTCGTCGTGGACCTGGTGGGCGTCCGCTAG
- the prcB gene encoding proteasome subunit beta gives MQETTANKVAAHATSSFTEHLQRDRPELLPQYAPFAAGTAAGTPPAVPHATTIVAMTYAGGIVMAGDRRATMGNIIASRHIEKVFPADQYSVVGIAGTAGIAIDLTRLFQVELEHYEKIEGTPLSLEGKANRLGAMIRGNLPMALQGLAVVPLFAGFDAAAGAGRLFSYDVTGGRYEEQEHHAVGSGSMFARGALKKLWRPNLPEDEAIAVAVESLYDAADDDSATGGPDPVRQLWPVVYAVNRAGARRVSERELATMAGNIIESRAAARREA, from the coding sequence GTGCAGGAGACAACAGCCAACAAGGTAGCCGCCCACGCGACGTCGTCGTTCACTGAGCATCTCCAACGAGACCGTCCGGAACTGCTTCCCCAATACGCACCATTTGCTGCCGGCACAGCCGCCGGCACGCCGCCCGCCGTGCCCCACGCCACCACCATCGTGGCCATGACCTATGCCGGCGGCATCGTGATGGCTGGCGACCGCCGCGCCACCATGGGCAACATCATCGCCAGCCGGCACATCGAAAAGGTCTTTCCCGCCGACCAGTACTCTGTAGTCGGCATCGCCGGCACGGCAGGCATCGCGATCGACCTGACCCGCCTGTTCCAGGTGGAGCTGGAGCACTACGAAAAGATCGAAGGCACCCCGCTGAGCCTGGAGGGCAAGGCGAACCGGCTGGGAGCCATGATCCGCGGCAACCTGCCGATGGCCCTGCAGGGCCTGGCCGTGGTCCCGCTGTTCGCTGGCTTTGACGCTGCCGCGGGAGCGGGGCGGCTCTTCTCCTACGACGTGACCGGCGGCCGTTACGAGGAACAGGAACACCACGCTGTGGGCTCCGGATCAATGTTCGCCCGCGGCGCACTCAAGAAGCTTTGGCGGCCCAACCTGCCCGAGGACGAAGCCATCGCCGTCGCGGTGGAGTCCCTCTACGACGCCGCCGACGACGACTCCGCCACCGGCGGCCCCGACCCCGTGCGGCAGCTGTGGCCCGTCGTGTATGCCGTCAACCGGGCCGGCGCCCGCCGGGTCTCGGAGCGGGAACTCGCCACCATGGCCGGAAACATCATCGAGTCACGGGCAGCAGCCCGGAGGGAGGCCTGA
- a CDS encoding FKBP-type peptidyl-prolyl cis-trans isomerase, whose protein sequence is MRRLLAILLPALLLLTACGGQEPAAPEPTSQSAGDTAKFDSLKLTDNGDKKAPKVEFTKPLDVAEPTVKVVTEGGGDRVKANQIAEISVLALNAKDGSTLDDSFPRDPEPIELNDKLKTGSAIVYNAFVGAKVGSQLALAVPGKAAAEGQAAQPTQLLIIKVISAKEAPKVLEKPEGDPVTPPAGLPTVTEKDGIPEISVKGVAAPKKLIAQDLIKGKGAAVKATDTLTVNYVGVALASGKKFDSSFDRKEPASFALNQVIKGWTQGLAGKTVGSRVLLVIPKDLAYGDSGQGDAKGDLVFVVDILGVK, encoded by the coding sequence GTGCGCCGACTACTAGCAATCCTTCTTCCCGCGCTGCTTCTGCTGACCGCCTGCGGTGGCCAGGAGCCAGCAGCCCCGGAACCGACCAGCCAGTCCGCGGGTGACACCGCCAAGTTCGACTCGCTCAAGCTGACGGACAACGGTGACAAGAAAGCCCCCAAGGTCGAATTCACCAAGCCGCTGGACGTTGCCGAACCCACCGTCAAGGTTGTCACGGAAGGCGGCGGGGACCGCGTCAAGGCCAACCAGATTGCCGAGATTTCCGTCCTTGCCCTCAACGCCAAGGACGGTTCCACGCTGGACGACAGCTTCCCCCGCGATCCCGAGCCCATTGAACTGAACGACAAACTCAAGACCGGCAGCGCGATCGTCTACAACGCGTTCGTTGGCGCCAAGGTGGGCTCACAGCTCGCCCTCGCCGTACCGGGCAAGGCAGCGGCTGAAGGCCAGGCTGCCCAGCCGACGCAGCTCCTGATCATCAAGGTGATCTCGGCCAAGGAGGCCCCGAAGGTCCTGGAGAAGCCTGAAGGCGATCCGGTCACCCCGCCGGCGGGCCTTCCCACCGTCACCGAGAAGGACGGCATCCCGGAGATCTCGGTCAAGGGAGTGGCGGCCCCCAAGAAGCTCATCGCCCAGGACCTGATCAAGGGCAAGGGCGCCGCCGTCAAGGCCACGGACACCCTGACGGTCAACTACGTCGGCGTGGCCCTGGCCAGCGGCAAGAAGTTCGACTCCAGCTTTGACCGCAAAGAGCCGGCCTCGTTCGCGCTGAACCAGGTCATCAAGGGCTGGACCCAGGGCCTGGCCGGCAAGACTGTCGGCTCCCGCGTTCTGCTCGTCATCCCCAAGGATCTCGCCTACGGCGACTCCGGCCAGGGTGACGCCAAGGGCGACCTCGTGTTCGTCGTCGACATCCTCGGTGTTAAATAA